A part of Prolixibacteraceae bacterium genomic DNA contains:
- a CDS encoding CidA/LrgA family protein — protein sequence MMTKFTQLAFILAFLALGEGLKWVLGVPVPGSIIGMLCLVLCLEFKIVKLNWVKDASDFLIQNMAFFFIPAGVGLMVQWDIIQKEWVPIVVASVLSTLIVMAVTGLVSGRK from the coding sequence ATGATGACTAAATTCACTCAGCTAGCTTTTATTCTAGCTTTTTTAGCTCTTGGGGAGGGGCTAAAATGGGTGCTGGGAGTACCAGTACCCGGAAGTATCATAGGTATGCTTTGCCTTGTATTATGTCTTGAGTTTAAAATTGTCAAGCTTAATTGGGTAAAGGATGCAAGTGATTTCTTAATTCAAAATATGGCATTCTTCTTTATACCAGCGGGGGTCGGTTTGATGGTGCAATGGGACATAATTCAAAAAGAGTGGGTTCCTATTGTCGTAGCATCTGTTTTAAGTACATTAATTGTAATGGCTGTAACAGGTCTCGTATCAGGTCGTAAATAA
- a CDS encoding cytidine deaminase codes for MKIAEKKLRYKIYESIEELPENLQLLLKNARKETQNAFAPYSNFKVGAALQLENQMIIGGNNQENAAFPSGLCAERTAIFYAQSQYPNVPIDAIAITAFFKDKITDETIKPCGACCQVLSEAEKRGGKNMTIVLDGQKQIEVIEGVNMLLPFRFSGEELKHL; via the coding sequence ATGAAGATAGCGGAAAAAAAACTTCGATATAAGATTTACGAGAGTATAGAAGAGCTGCCGGAAAACTTACAACTTCTTTTAAAGAATGCTCGTAAAGAGACACAAAATGCATTTGCTCCTTATTCAAACTTTAAGGTTGGAGCAGCACTGCAATTAGAAAACCAAATGATCATTGGAGGGAACAATCAAGAAAATGCAGCCTTTCCATCAGGATTGTGTGCAGAAAGAACGGCTATTTTTTATGCACAAAGTCAATATCCCAATGTACCAATTGATGCAATAGCCATCACTGCATTCTTTAAAGATAAAATTACAGACGAAACGATTAAGCCATGCGGGGCATGCTGTCAAGTACTCTCAGAAGCAGAAAAAAGAGGGGGAAAGAATATGACTATCGTCTTGGATGGACAAAAACAGATTGAGGTAATTGAAGGAGTGAACATGCTACTCCCCTTCCGATTTTCGGGAGAGGAGCTAAAACATCTCTAA
- the gltB gene encoding glutamate synthase large subunit, whose protein sequence is MQRRFPKAQGLYDSVHEHDACGIGFVAQIKGVPSHDIVTRGLVVLRNMDHRGATSSDNQTGDGAGILLQVPHSFYVDKGIGVPENEGTYGTGLIFLPNEEDEAALCRQVLDKYAVAEGLTLLKWRDVPVDSSHVGEIALRTEPSIQQVFYTGNYERDVLERKLYLVRKQAEDEIRNSTLKEAEAFYVCSLSSKVIIYKGMLTPDQLRDYFKDLTDPDFKSAIALVHSRFSTNTFPTWDLAQPFRMMAHNGEINTVKGNRLWMGARESLFKSEVFGDEIKKLYPVVEPGKSDSASLDNTLEFLHMTGRSLPHSMCMLIPESFNKKNPIPESLKGFYEYHSTLMEPWDGPASIVFSDGRYIGGTLDRNGLRPSRYVITKNDMIVMGSEVGVQTFAAEEIKEKGRLRPGKLLLVDTKLGIIIPDKEVKADLSRRYPYVNWLKENRLMMDQLEVKQRVPSSMGKEYALYSKTFGYSKEDLTQTLKPMAETGKEPTGSMGNDVPFAVFSEKPQRLFSYFRQLFAQVTNPPIDPIREGLVMSLTNYIGSLSTNILDDSPEHCKLVKFDSPIITNTDLGKIKDLKHDSFTHAIIPMVFRKSEGEKGLKKAIDVMLKKAEEAVDQNKNFIILSDRHISPEMAPIPSLLATSAVHHYLIEKKKRMQVGLIVESAEPREVMHFALLVGYGASAINPYLSFASINEMVSKGEINKDYAEARKNFIKSIDAGLLKVLSKMGISTLRSYHGAQLFEAVGIGDELVEKYFKGTPSRIGGISYKEIYQEAVHFHDQAFESTEAKYTPKSSGVFSYRQDGEHHAWNPQSIGLLQWSTKVNDYKMYKKYSKLVDEENAKPAFIRGLLKWKKNPIDISEVEPVENIMKRFVTGAMSYGSISKEAHEALAMAMNAIGGRSNTGEGGEDPSRFSRNTRSSIKQIASGRFGVTNNYLVNADELQIKVAQGAKPGEGGQLPGFKVNKIIAKTRNSTPGITLISPPPHHDIYSIEDLSQLIYDLKCVNPQAKISVKLVSEVGVGTIAAGVSKAHSDLIVISGSDGGTGASPMSSIKHAGLPVEMGIAETQQTLVMNNLRGRVKLQADGQLKNGTDVVKLALLGAEEFGFSTSALIVLGCVMMRKCHLNTCPAGIATQSEELRQRFLGKSQNVINFFTFIAEEIRENLAELGFKKFDDIVGRADLLETDDSLLNWKMQGIDLSKLIHVPAEAKKFDIHNTHMMDRDYSKLLDTQMLQMAKKAIKNKDMVWFDFPVQNTDRTVGALLSGEVSKKYGEEGLPDNTIHSIFHGSAGQSFGAFLTKGITFRLQGDSNDYLGKGLSGGRVIVVPPSASTFVPENNIIVGNTTLYGATSGEVYIRGIAGERFAVRNSGATAVVEGSGDHCCEYMTGGRVVVLGETGKNFAAGMSGGIAYVYDVNGDFEYFCNKGLVELSPVEDRSDIRELQQIISNHMDYTQSSLAANVLSNWEESLTKFIKVIPLEYKKVLNEMKLAELNRKLQLAEDDPSRHE, encoded by the coding sequence ATGCAGAGAAGATTTCCTAAGGCTCAGGGTCTTTATGATTCTGTCCATGAACATGACGCGTGTGGAATTGGTTTTGTTGCACAAATTAAAGGGGTACCATCCCATGATATTGTAACACGAGGACTTGTCGTCCTTCGTAATATGGATCATCGTGGAGCAACTAGTTCCGATAATCAAACGGGTGATGGAGCGGGGATCTTACTTCAAGTACCTCATAGCTTTTATGTGGACAAAGGTATTGGTGTTCCAGAGAATGAAGGAACCTATGGTACAGGGTTAATTTTTCTTCCTAATGAAGAAGACGAAGCTGCACTTTGTCGCCAAGTGTTGGATAAATATGCAGTGGCAGAAGGGTTGACTCTTCTAAAGTGGAGAGATGTTCCTGTAGATAGTAGTCACGTAGGAGAAATTGCTCTACGTACTGAACCATCTATTCAGCAGGTATTCTATACTGGTAACTACGAGAGAGATGTATTGGAGCGTAAGCTTTACTTAGTGAGAAAACAGGCCGAGGATGAGATTCGTAACTCTACATTGAAGGAGGCGGAAGCATTTTATGTTTGTAGTCTCTCTTCCAAAGTAATCATATACAAAGGGATGTTGACTCCTGATCAGTTGAGAGATTACTTTAAGGATCTTACGGATCCTGATTTTAAGAGTGCTATCGCTTTAGTACATAGTCGTTTTAGTACCAATACTTTCCCAACATGGGATTTGGCACAGCCTTTCCGTATGATGGCACATAATGGTGAGATCAATACGGTAAAGGGTAATCGTCTTTGGATGGGAGCACGTGAGAGTCTCTTCAAATCAGAAGTTTTCGGTGATGAAATCAAGAAATTGTATCCTGTGGTAGAACCAGGGAAGTCTGATTCTGCATCGTTAGATAATACATTGGAGTTCTTACATATGACTGGGCGTTCGTTGCCTCACTCGATGTGTATGTTGATTCCAGAATCATTTAATAAGAAGAACCCTATTCCTGAGAGTTTAAAAGGTTTCTATGAATATCATTCAACTTTAATGGAACCATGGGATGGTCCAGCTTCTATTGTCTTCTCTGATGGACGTTACATTGGTGGAACCTTAGATCGTAATGGATTGCGTCCTTCACGTTATGTGATCACAAAAAATGATATGATTGTGATGGGTTCTGAGGTGGGAGTTCAAACTTTTGCAGCAGAGGAGATTAAAGAGAAAGGACGTTTACGTCCAGGGAAGCTTCTATTGGTGGATACCAAATTAGGTATTATTATCCCAGATAAAGAGGTGAAAGCCGACCTGTCACGTCGTTATCCATATGTAAACTGGTTGAAAGAGAATCGTTTGATGATGGATCAACTAGAGGTGAAACAGCGAGTTCCATCAAGCATGGGAAAAGAGTATGCACTCTATTCGAAGACCTTTGGATATTCGAAAGAGGACTTAACTCAGACGCTTAAGCCTATGGCTGAGACAGGCAAAGAGCCTACTGGTTCTATGGGTAATGATGTTCCTTTTGCTGTATTCTCTGAGAAACCACAACGTCTGTTCTCTTATTTTAGACAGCTATTTGCACAGGTGACAAATCCACCAATTGACCCTATCAGAGAGGGATTGGTGATGTCACTAACCAACTATATTGGATCGTTGAGTACCAACATCCTTGATGACAGTCCTGAACACTGTAAATTGGTCAAATTTGATAGCCCAATCATTACAAATACAGATCTTGGTAAGATTAAAGATCTGAAGCATGATTCTTTTACTCATGCAATCATACCTATGGTATTCCGTAAGTCTGAAGGCGAAAAGGGATTAAAGAAGGCTATTGATGTGATGTTGAAAAAGGCGGAAGAGGCTGTCGATCAAAATAAGAATTTTATTATACTATCAGATCGACATATAAGTCCTGAAATGGCACCAATTCCATCGCTTCTTGCTACCTCAGCAGTTCATCATTACTTAATTGAGAAGAAGAAGCGTATGCAAGTAGGTTTAATCGTTGAAAGTGCTGAGCCTAGAGAGGTAATGCATTTTGCGCTACTTGTCGGTTATGGAGCGAGTGCAATCAATCCATATTTGTCTTTTGCTTCCATCAATGAGATGGTTTCTAAAGGAGAGATTAACAAGGATTATGCAGAAGCACGTAAGAATTTTATTAAGTCGATCGATGCAGGTCTTCTTAAGGTATTATCTAAGATGGGAATTTCAACATTACGTTCTTATCATGGAGCACAACTTTTTGAAGCTGTAGGTATCGGTGATGAGTTAGTGGAGAAGTACTTCAAAGGAACGCCATCAAGAATTGGTGGTATATCTTATAAAGAGATCTACCAAGAGGCTGTACATTTCCATGATCAAGCATTTGAGAGTACCGAAGCTAAATATACTCCTAAATCAAGTGGGGTGTTCTCTTACCGTCAGGATGGAGAACATCACGCTTGGAATCCACAATCTATAGGTCTTCTACAGTGGTCTACTAAAGTGAATGACTATAAGATGTATAAGAAATATAGTAAGCTTGTGGATGAGGAGAACGCGAAACCTGCATTTATTCGTGGTCTGTTAAAGTGGAAGAAGAATCCTATTGATATCTCTGAAGTGGAGCCAGTAGAGAACATTATGAAGCGTTTCGTTACAGGAGCAATGTCCTATGGTTCTATCTCTAAAGAGGCGCATGAGGCTTTGGCTATGGCTATGAATGCTATTGGTGGTCGAAGTAATACAGGAGAAGGAGGGGAGGACCCTTCAAGATTCTCTAGAAACACTAGAAGTTCGATTAAGCAGATTGCTTCAGGACGTTTTGGGGTGACAAACAACTACTTGGTAAATGCGGATGAGTTACAGATTAAAGTGGCTCAGGGAGCAAAGCCTGGTGAAGGTGGGCAGCTACCTGGATTTAAGGTGAATAAAATCATTGCAAAGACGCGTAATTCAACGCCAGGTATTACATTGATCTCACCCCCACCACATCATGATATCTACTCTATTGAGGATCTTTCTCAGTTGATTTATGACTTGAAGTGTGTGAATCCACAAGCGAAAATATCAGTGAAATTGGTATCTGAAGTGGGAGTTGGAACTATCGCTGCTGGGGTATCGAAAGCCCACTCTGATTTGATCGTGATTAGTGGATCAGACGGAGGTACTGGAGCTTCTCCAATGAGTTCTATCAAACATGCAGGTCTGCCTGTGGAGATGGGAATTGCTGAAACTCAGCAAACATTGGTGATGAATAACTTAAGAGGTCGTGTGAAGCTACAAGCTGATGGTCAATTAAAGAATGGTACGGATGTGGTTAAGCTTGCGCTATTGGGAGCTGAAGAGTTTGGATTCTCTACCTCTGCATTGATTGTTCTTGGTTGTGTTATGATGCGTAAGTGTCACTTGAATACTTGTCCAGCAGGTATCGCGACCCAAAGTGAAGAGCTAAGACAACGATTCTTGGGTAAATCACAAAATGTAATTAACTTCTTTACATTCATTGCTGAAGAGATTCGTGAGAACCTTGCAGAGCTTGGATTTAAGAAGTTTGATGATATCGTAGGACGTGCTGATCTTCTTGAAACGGATGACTCTTTATTGAACTGGAAGATGCAAGGTATTGATCTGTCGAAATTGATTCATGTTCCTGCTGAAGCAAAGAAATTTGATATCCATAATACACATATGATGGATCGCGACTATTCTAAGTTGTTAGATACTCAGATGTTGCAGATGGCAAAGAAAGCGATCAAAAATAAAGATATGGTATGGTTTGACTTTCCTGTTCAGAATACTGATCGTACTGTAGGAGCACTTCTGTCAGGTGAAGTATCTAAAAAGTATGGAGAAGAAGGATTACCAGATAATACGATCCACTCTATCTTCCATGGATCCGCAGGACAGAGTTTTGGAGCATTCTTAACCAAAGGAATCACCTTCCGTTTACAAGGGGATTCTAATGATTACCTGGGTAAAGGTCTTTCAGGAGGTCGTGTAATTGTTGTGCCCCCATCGGCTTCGACTTTTGTACCAGAGAATAATATTATTGTTGGTAATACTACATTATATGGGGCAACTAGCGGTGAGGTCTATATTAGAGGTATTGCAGGAGAACGTTTTGCTGTAAGAAACTCAGGTGCCACTGCAGTAGTCGAAGGTAGTGGAGATCACTGTTGTGAATATATGACTGGTGGTCGTGTGGTTGTTCTTGGTGAAACAGGAAAAAACTTTGCTGCTGGTATGAGTGGAGGTATTGCTTACGTGTATGATGTAAATGGTGATTTTGAGTATTTCTGTAACAAAGGATTGGTTGAATTGAGTCCAGTGGAGGATCGTTCGGATATTCGTGAACTACAACAGATCATTAGTAACCACATGGATTACACACAGAGTTCTTTGGCAGCAAATGTCCTTTCCAACTGGGAGGAGAGCTTGACTAAGTTCATCAAAGTAATTCCACTAGAGTATAAGAAAGTTTTAAATGAGATGAAGCTTGCTGAACTGAATCGAAAGCTTCAGTTAGCGGAAGACGATCCATCTAGACATGAGTAG
- a CDS encoding glutamate synthase subunit beta translates to MGNPKGFIEIERKEGGYRPVLERIYDFGEVEQTLNLRDRQLQASRCMDCGVPFCHWGCPVGSKMPEWQDAIYHGKHEEAYHILTTTNPFPEFTGRVCPAPCEKSCVLAIHDEAVTIRENEASVVERAFEEGYAVPKKPSSRSGKKVAVIGSGPAGLTSAYWLNQAGHEVTIFEKDSKFGGLLRYGIPDFKLNKNIIDRRLSVLKSEGIHFQANTEVGVDITHEELDQQYDAVLLACGAMKPRDLQVEGRDLKGVHFAMDFLSQQNKAIGGEAFDQEKISTKDKHVLVIGGGDTGSDCVGTSIRQKAKSVLQIEIMPKPTEQRVEDNPWPYWPNVLRTSSSHKEGCERRWSLSTKRFIGEGGAIKQVEVVQVEWQSKNGRYMPVEIEGSSEILDVDVVFLSMGFVSPIHKGLIDSLGVELDQRGNVSSTKNVTSLGKVFAAGDVTTGASLVVRAMRSGRDAAESIDAFLEK, encoded by the coding sequence ATGGGTAATCCTAAAGGTTTTATTGAAATAGAGAGAAAAGAGGGCGGATACCGCCCTGTATTAGAGCGAATATATGATTTTGGAGAGGTAGAGCAAACATTGAATCTGAGAGACAGACAGTTGCAAGCTTCTCGTTGTATGGATTGTGGTGTACCTTTTTGTCACTGGGGGTGTCCTGTTGGTAGTAAAATGCCTGAATGGCAAGATGCCATCTATCATGGTAAACACGAAGAGGCATACCACATCCTTACCACTACCAATCCTTTTCCTGAGTTTACAGGAAGAGTGTGTCCTGCACCATGTGAGAAATCATGTGTGTTGGCCATTCATGATGAGGCTGTAACTATTCGAGAGAATGAGGCTTCAGTCGTAGAAAGAGCATTCGAAGAGGGATATGCTGTCCCTAAGAAGCCATCTAGTCGTAGTGGAAAGAAAGTGGCTGTAATTGGTTCAGGACCTGCTGGATTAACTTCTGCTTATTGGTTAAATCAGGCCGGTCATGAAGTGACCATATTTGAGAAAGATAGTAAGTTTGGTGGTTTATTAAGATATGGTATTCCTGATTTCAAACTGAACAAAAATATTATTGATAGAAGGTTATCTGTGTTGAAATCAGAAGGAATTCATTTTCAAGCTAACACAGAAGTAGGCGTAGATATCACCCATGAAGAGTTAGATCAGCAGTATGATGCTGTATTACTTGCTTGTGGTGCGATGAAGCCTAGAGACCTTCAAGTAGAAGGACGTGACTTGAAAGGAGTTCATTTTGCGATGGATTTCTTATCGCAGCAAAATAAAGCTATCGGTGGCGAAGCCTTCGATCAGGAGAAGATCTCTACTAAAGATAAACATGTACTTGTAATTGGTGGTGGAGACACTGGCTCTGACTGTGTAGGTACTTCGATTCGCCAGAAAGCGAAGTCTGTTCTTCAGATTGAGATTATGCCTAAACCAACTGAGCAAAGAGTTGAGGACAATCCTTGGCCATATTGGCCAAATGTACTACGTACTTCAAGTTCTCATAAAGAGGGTTGTGAAAGACGTTGGAGCTTGTCTACAAAACGTTTTATTGGTGAAGGTGGCGCAATCAAGCAGGTTGAAGTAGTACAAGTGGAATGGCAGAGTAAGAATGGTCGATATATGCCTGTTGAAATTGAAGGATCATCAGAGATTCTTGATGTAGATGTAGTATTCTTATCGATGGGATTTGTTAGTCCTATTCACAAAGGACTTATTGATTCATTAGGTGTTGAACTAGATCAAAGAGGAAATGTATCTAGCACTAAAAATGTTACTAGCTTAGGCAAAGTCTTTGCTGCTGGTGATGTTACCACAGGTGCAAGTTTAGTGGTCAGAGCTATGAGAAGTGGTCGTGATGCTGCAGAAAGCATTGATGCTTTTTTAGAAAAATAA
- a CDS encoding alanine racemase yields MNQSQTILVINKKICCTNIAKMAEKCKKNNVSLRPHVMTHRSTQIASWFRTYGIDKIAVSSFNVAEYFMEHGWDDITVTVPFNIHHLDQLNQLNEKIKLQVVAEHLSTLEKVEAQITKPISIYLKIDTDGEILGVAASNTAKIEKIIQFLHAKKDKFIFKGFLAHPYHTFLCKTRHGVNSIHYDTILQLRKLRNMFQSYFPKMELVLGDTLSALICNDFRNISEIQPSTFVFNDALTWKMGACKLEDIALRIRTTVIAKNKARNEIVIQSNEQHLTRNSYINVDGKPLYGRIIKKVENKDILLGELNYIHKMSLTHATIKVTPSEFFKIKRGDTIEVIPVKAPATFNSCQWGLTEEQEVIHTMPQKKEWEAYKQK; encoded by the coding sequence ATGAACCAAAGCCAAACAATACTAGTCATCAATAAAAAGATCTGCTGTACTAACATTGCTAAGATGGCAGAGAAATGTAAAAAGAACAATGTGTCCTTGCGCCCTCACGTAATGACACATCGTTCTACACAAATTGCCTCATGGTTCAGAACATATGGGATTGACAAAATTGCAGTCTCTTCCTTTAATGTTGCGGAGTATTTTATGGAACATGGCTGGGACGATATTACCGTAACTGTTCCGTTTAACATACATCATCTTGACCAACTCAACCAATTAAATGAAAAGATTAAACTTCAAGTTGTAGCGGAGCATCTTTCGACCCTTGAGAAGGTAGAAGCACAGATCACCAAGCCAATATCGATATACCTTAAGATTGATACAGATGGAGAAATCCTTGGGGTAGCTGCGAGCAATACGGCTAAGATTGAGAAGATCATTCAATTTCTTCATGCCAAAAAGGATAAGTTTATCTTCAAAGGCTTTCTAGCCCACCCGTATCATACATTCTTATGTAAGACAAGGCATGGGGTAAATAGTATTCATTATGATACAATACTTCAACTAAGAAAGTTACGTAATATGTTTCAATCCTACTTCCCCAAGATGGAGTTGGTATTGGGAGATACCCTGTCAGCTCTTATATGTAACGATTTTAGAAACATTAGTGAGATACAACCCAGTACCTTTGTTTTTAATGATGCTTTAACGTGGAAAATGGGAGCATGTAAGCTTGAAGATATTGCGTTGCGAATACGTACTACTGTCATTGCAAAAAACAAGGCCAGAAATGAGATCGTCATTCAATCAAATGAGCAACATTTAACCCGAAATAGTTATATTAATGTCGATGGAAAACCACTGTATGGTAGAATCATAAAGAAAGTTGAGAATAAAGATATTCTTCTTGGAGAACTAAATTATATCCATAAGATGTCTTTGACCCATGCTACCATTAAGGTTACTCCCAGTGAATTCTTCAAGATTAAAAGAGGTGATACTATTGAGGTGATTCCCGTAAAAGCACCTGCAACTTTTAATAGTTGTCAATGGGGCTTAACAGAAGAGCAAGAGGTGATTCATACCATGCCACAAAAGAAAGAGTGGGAGGCATATAAACAGAAATAA
- a CDS encoding glucosamine-6-phosphate deaminase: MRLIIQDQPSNVAQWSANYIAKRIADANPTEKKPFVLGLPTGGTPLGTYKALIELYNAGKVSFANVVTFNMDEYVGISKDHPESYHSFMWNNFFSHVDVKPENVNILDGNTANMKEECLRYEKKIVSYGGIDLFMGGVGVDGHIAFNEPGSSLASRTRDKELNQDTIVANSRFFDNDINQVPKKALTVGVGTLLDAKEIMILITGHNKSRALRHAVEEGVNHMWTISALQLHSQSMIVCDESSTYELTVGTYKHFKDIEKENIAPDSIWNTNENVGW; encoded by the coding sequence ATGAGGTTAATAATTCAAGATCAACCATCTAATGTTGCACAGTGGAGTGCCAACTATATCGCAAAACGTATTGCGGATGCCAACCCAACTGAAAAGAAGCCTTTTGTTCTAGGCCTTCCAACTGGAGGAACTCCTCTAGGAACATACAAAGCACTTATTGAGCTTTATAATGCAGGGAAAGTTTCATTTGCAAATGTGGTTACATTTAACATGGATGAGTATGTAGGTATATCGAAAGATCACCCAGAAAGCTATCATTCATTTATGTGGAATAACTTCTTCTCTCATGTAGATGTGAAACCTGAAAATGTAAACATCTTAGATGGAAATACTGCAAACATGAAAGAAGAGTGTCTACGTTATGAGAAGAAGATTGTCTCTTATGGTGGCATTGATCTATTCATGGGTGGTGTTGGTGTTGATGGTCATATCGCATTTAATGAGCCTGGATCTTCATTGGCTTCAAGAACAAGAGATAAAGAGTTGAATCAAGATACTATTGTAGCCAATTCTCGTTTCTTCGATAATGATATTAACCAAGTCCCAAAGAAAGCACTAACCGTTGGTGTTGGTACTTTGTTAGACGCTAAAGAGATTATGATTCTTATAACAGGACACAATAAGTCTCGTGCTCTTCGTCATGCTGTGGAAGAAGGTGTAAACCATATGTGGACAATTAGTGCGTTGCAATTGCACTCTCAGTCAATGATTGTATGTGATGAATCTTCAACATATGAGTTGACTGTAGGAACATACAAGCACTTTAAGGATATTGAAAAAGAGAATATTGCCCCTGATTCTATTTGGAATACCAACGAGAATGTTGGGTGGTAG
- a CDS encoding sulfatase has protein sequence MNSKLKIGVQLMAASMIACPLSSMAKKPERKIEKKPNILLFVVDDMGWQDSSIPMWGASVPTNRLYQTPNMERLASKGVVFTDAYASSPVCSPTRTAIMTGQNPMRTRISNWIPGERVGKPKDQKYLVPKWNVPGISKSQLTLPQVLKQAGYFTAIIGKGHLGDKGAYAADPKNIGFDVSVASHHAGHPGSYYVPYGKPKSSHHVPGLEAFYKDSVYLTDALTSVAVNMIDSLSTHSENPFFIDLSHYALHTPLMEHPELMDKYLGLGYNRTQARYASMVESMDASLGRVMDALQVNGQLDNTAIFFISDNGGLVTHGGNKKDGPYATSCFPLRLGKGGSYEGGIRIPMLVSWPGVTSQAKRVSEPVITDDLFTTFAEIAGVTLPQDYVSDGTSITPLLNGKKHLKRDVPMVWHYPHYWAGPSIRRIYPDVKPYTAIRIGDYKLLYSYDEGKAELYNLKEDIAERNNIVLSNPKKAKELCDKLVAHMKSVDAQTPLDRETGKPVAYPHL, from the coding sequence ATGAATAGTAAACTGAAAATAGGAGTACAATTAATGGCGGCAAGTATGATTGCTTGCCCTTTAAGTTCAATGGCAAAGAAGCCTGAACGAAAAATTGAGAAGAAACCCAATATTCTACTTTTTGTTGTTGATGATATGGGATGGCAGGATAGCTCTATTCCAATGTGGGGAGCCTCTGTTCCTACCAACCGTCTATATCAAACTCCCAATATGGAGCGCTTGGCTTCTAAAGGCGTTGTTTTTACGGATGCTTATGCATCGAGTCCTGTCTGTTCTCCTACACGAACAGCTATCATGACAGGACAAAATCCTATGCGAACAAGAATCTCTAACTGGATACCTGGAGAACGTGTCGGGAAACCTAAAGACCAAAAGTATTTGGTTCCAAAATGGAATGTACCTGGTATATCTAAAAGTCAATTAACCCTTCCTCAAGTGTTAAAGCAGGCTGGCTACTTTACTGCAATCATCGGAAAAGGCCATTTGGGTGACAAAGGTGCGTATGCTGCCGATCCAAAGAATATTGGCTTTGATGTCTCTGTTGCTTCCCATCATGCTGGACATCCTGGAAGTTATTATGTGCCTTATGGTAAACCAAAGTCGAGTCATCATGTGCCAGGTCTAGAGGCTTTCTACAAAGATAGTGTATACTTAACCGATGCGCTAACATCTGTCGCAGTCAATATGATCGACTCTCTTTCGACACATTCAGAAAATCCTTTCTTTATCGATTTATCTCACTATGCATTACATACTCCGCTAATGGAGCACCCTGAGTTAATGGATAAGTATTTAGGATTGGGCTACAACCGAACTCAAGCTCGTTATGCATCAATGGTTGAAAGTATGGATGCAAGTTTAGGTCGTGTCATGGATGCACTTCAAGTGAATGGACAATTAGACAACACTGCTATTTTCTTTATCTCAGATAATGGAGGCTTGGTAACCCATGGTGGAAATAAAAAAGATGGTCCTTATGCGACTTCTTGTTTCCCTCTTCGTTTAGGTAAAGGTGGATCATATGAAGGAGGAATACGTATTCCTATGTTAGTCTCTTGGCCTGGTGTCACCAGTCAAGCTAAGAGAGTTTCTGAGCCTGTAATTACCGATGATCTATTTACCACTTTTGCGGAGATCGCCGGTGTTACTTTACCACAAGACTATGTGTCTGATGGAACTTCCATTACTCCACTACTTAATGGAAAGAAACACCTAAAGAGAGATGTTCCGATGGTATGGCATTACCCACACTATTGGGCTGGGCCTAGTATCCGAAGAATATATCCCGATGTTAAACCATATACTGCCATTCGTATTGGCGACTATAAGTTGTTGTATAGCTACGATGAAGGAAAAGCAGAGCTGTATAACCTAAAGGAAGATATCGCGGAAAGAAATAATATTGTCCTTTCTAATCCTAAGAAAGCCAAGGAGCTTTGTGATAAATTGGTGGCTCATATGAAAAGTGTTGACGCACAAACACCATTGGATAGAGAAACAGGAAAGCCTGTTGCATATCCTCATCTATAA
- a CDS encoding LrgB family protein — protein MNSISFLVAFTMVVFILAKVVYQKYPIFIFNPVFVSMGVCIGFLLITGIPYADYNTKTKFISFWLNPSVVALGVPFYLQLERIKKDWKRIMSAMILGSVSGIVSAVLIAFMFGASKEVYLSLAAKSVTTPIAMGVTEALGGIPALTAGIVVSVGILGAIIGEGFMKLIGVTNAKSQGMAIGTASHALGTAKIAPKSEQHGAYAALGLAMNGVLTAIIAPIIMPWVEKLLTYL, from the coding sequence TTGAATAGTATATCATTCTTGGTGGCATTCACCATGGTTGTATTTATTTTGGCAAAGGTAGTTTACCAAAAGTATCCTATTTTTATATTTAATCCAGTATTTGTATCCATGGGGGTATGTATTGGGTTTTTATTGATAACTGGAATTCCTTATGCCGATTACAATACAAAAACAAAATTTATTAGCTTTTGGCTTAACCCTTCAGTGGTTGCTCTAGGCGTACCTTTTTATCTTCAACTTGAGAGAATTAAAAAGGATTGGAAGCGTATTATGTCTGCCATGATACTTGGAAGTGTTTCAGGAATCGTATCGGCAGTATTGATAGCATTTATGTTTGGTGCTTCAAAAGAGGTCTATCTCTCTTTAGCGGCTAAATCGGTAACAACACCAATCGCAATGGGGGTAACTGAGGCCTTAGGTGGTATTCCTGCATTGACAGCTGGAATTGTAGTATCAGTGGGAATTCTTGGTGCTATTATTGGTGAAGGCTTTATGAAACTAATTGGTGTTACTAATGCTAAATCGCAAGGTATGGCCATCGGTACTGCTTCACATGCACTTGGAACAGCTAAGATTGCACCGAAGAGTGAACAGCATGGTGCTTATGCAGCATTAGGATTGGCCATGAACGGTGTTTTAACAGCAATTATTGCCCCAATTATTATGCCTTGGGTTGAGAAGTTGTTGACTTATTTATAG